Genomic DNA from Hordeum vulgare subsp. vulgare chromosome 2H, MorexV3_pseudomolecules_assembly, whole genome shotgun sequence:
ttgatgattatgtaatgtactgatgtgactctgatgtagcttgtggcgagtgtaagccaattctattatatatctcttcttttcagtacatgtacttgtaacgatatccattcttgcgacacgacgagatgcgcttctatccctgacgaggccctcgtgccaaattgagaatagggtcgcatcttgggcgtgacaagttggtatgagagcagtaccgacctaggagaccccttgattgatcgaacttggccgagtcgagtctagtgaaaaaactgctttgagtctagttatatatgggagagtaggattctttttttctcctcttctatgctctggtgaggaatcttgatgtaataatttaattctactcctcttctcactcaaattgtttttaggatcacgcggatatttttggaatctatatgatgccaatgtgacggagttctgtcttggtgcctcctgtctgatttgattttcttccggggagttgagctccaggggattcttgagcacatcgttatcattcagatttcttagtatctcaggacgaaggatgttcataattgcttcaataccagtagtggtgagataaccccgatgtccccagtactggtgcagattgttcgggagtactgccatactttgtatcgttgtgatcacaagggtctgtagtagatgaaggtccgagattctggtcgtgtgttgacggatgtgatacaggtgacgggttagtataggagttgtgtgaatattactccttgtatccgtgtaccagattgcatgaccagatatttcgggaattcttaggtgagaattcaagtagttgcttataggacaatcttccaacaaatgcatgatgttaggttggggttcgacatctagtggattcgtttgttgacggtcgacttacagcggtacacgttgtgtcttaaagagtccttgtagcttgctacgactcggggacgcttcgtatgtcgggtgcactgccttgcacttgatggctactataaggatcgagcccgtgcgatcctgtccacgaaaatatcggatgaaatctttctcatgagtttgttctggattgttttataagcctcaccctttgttttgttggaatatggtaattcgagttgcttcgatgtcagatggtgatttcatatctttccaagagcggttctcatatttctatgagagtgctaatccttttgcttaatcaaatgtcttatcaattcttgtcaaccggagttgtcatgttaactccattcaaccggtgtgtttctctccaagtgaattccatcctctcctattttgcaagatcaatctttctattctttccggagttcatctcatctgtctcgagttctctttatttttccccgccctcccacccttttttctcagtgattcaattttcatccaagagttttcttttcattgtgcttccgctgtctgttcttttctctcttatcctgtGATTcgctgtgaagattctcaggagcttcatgttcatccttattcagtcttgttatcttttctggtgaatttaatttaattatccgtgtcttcatatcctattcatccttttaattcttcctatgttggagattcttaacaGCCTATCctgttgttcatttctctctagtctatccggagtgctcaagttatctcagaaattcttgttttcaattctttcatttatttcggggtgctaacctcatctagttttcatttgtaccggtgcattcaatctttctttcaatcttttcaacggtggtttctttgagtgggcccataacccacaggttctttcccaggacctTTCCTTGCTCTTTTAattttttcccggagatcattaattcttttcaactatgacgtaagtatgaatttcatcagtcatatcccttcttcaagttctatttgaattaattctcatatttggctcaaccttgcattcttctttattccagagtgtctcagttattcgtggtgttgtttctcgtcatcattcttagcttgcaatttgaaggagtgtttctctcaaaatcttggttcattctctagaagaatcatcatttcagcctggtgccatcatcttaattgttccaatcatgagtatccctttcttgctatccggtgcatttatgagttgttttcattctcgatcctccgaaggccatcatttcagaagattctttgttctcagctttcagctttcatcctcaattcttctcaactgttgtctcttcgttcatctctcgtttatccggtgccttgttctagttttctgttaggtgtctcatgatctcttcattctcttgtatctccattcattcttggtatccccattcaattgtgaattcttaccagtgCTTTCTTCAATcatacttcaagtggtgcttatctctctgtctcttcaagattcatttcaagaaaaataagttgtatgctggatccgttgcttgtcatcaatttcaatgatgaaggatgagcataacataattcttattcttgttcttccttgttccaagagatttcaattcttcttccgtagggctcatgatatcaattcttttctcaagtgcctatctttcttttccggagttccaagttcttttaagtatctctttgtgaggcttcatctaaatcttggcaaggtcataatcttattcttttctaccttcatatctttgcatcattcatttgcatacgaaggtccttcatggtggttcttcaaggatgtgattcattctcatgtgttcttcaagattcttgttggagaacctcaagtatcatttcttttgcatttatatgtgcaattgttcttcctttatcctttgaggtggtattatagcattcttgttagtgtaggagcctcgaagaaatttctttcaagaatgagataattaaacccaccaattctatgatcatgagacattttttttcaacccatgatttcttcattgagctatcttggtttggatttcacctaaagcttttcttatggactgtgctatcatggtgcttgtcattaatccaagttctcaatgtatcctcttggtgtaagaagttttgatttcttgctttcaactatccttgtttcttttagtggttggttgtcacctcatatttgttgagatgattttcataaacccactactatcttgctcttcgttgttggttttccaactactacgtcaattctctgtccagaggctcttcaattctattgtgatgatagttggcattctttcttcattctcttcttccgcttgagctagttcatattctcttgttccggaggcattgtgatgttgctcttttgggtctattatgttgttctatcaagatcatggtgttcccttgttctatttacttgtttgttgtgaatattgtctagttCTCTCATCCTATCGAATTttgtgtcccattttcctacagaagtgctgccgaaattttccgtgaattcttgcttgtttcacatatcattcctcatctctttgcaactttcaaggattgttggtttcactcgtttgtcaaagaagcgactaagttttacctcgtgTCTTTCTCATCCtcaccccctttcattcttggatctcggggcgagatcctcttgtagtgtaggagagttgtgacagctcgagaccgacgctccagaagattccccttttattcccttGTCACCATGtgctttattttgtttgttgcattcatcatgtcatcatgccatcaCGTCAATTTTTTTGCAACCCAAATGCATAAATGGTATGGATCCTTGGTCCATTTAAATCAAGggaattcacatggtgatttctCTATATAACATATCCTCCCAATATCATTAGGGGGCTATAATGAAATATTATAATCATAACACACTTGCAATTTAACTCCATTCTTTTCTATCTTAATTCTTGCCTTCAACTTTGCTCATAATTCTTTTGCTTAAGGTCGAGCCACCCTCTTAAATTCCCCATCCATAATTCATTTAAAAGGGAGTTTGAACTGAAGCATAACGAATTTAATTCATTATGTTTGGTATTTTTTATTTCCTTCAGAAATGTtcatcttgttcccataaatcatATTTATTATGTAGGGTGACCCTCCTAAATTTCAGCCCTTTTGACATTGGTTTGGTCAGGTTTTAAATTGAGGCAAGGATGAGTTAAATAAAACTTGTTTAAATTTATTTCCTGTAAAAATCTCCAAACCGATTTTTATAATAGAGTATATTTTTTTGGTTccacaaaaatatatatttaactCTATTTCTTTCTCTACCTCTCTTTTCCTTATTCTCCAAATATATTTATTTAATTAATGGCTAGGAAGATTTAAACAGAGCAGTCCCAACTCTTACCTGTTTGACCTCAGCCCATTAAGCCCaccaccccttcttcttcctacgCCACCTCCTTGTACGAACCCATGGATGACCGTCTGATCTCCTTGGCTCTGTTCTAATTGTTGCCGTTCCGCCCCTTCCTCCTCttagccaccccctagggcgcccgTGCAACCCTAGCTTCCTCCCTTTCCTCCTCTCcgcctccatctccctctcccctccattTTCCCCTtctcctcgatcttcttcttcGTCAGGTAGGTAGGCGTGAGGTTCAGAGAAGAGTCGGAGGTTCAGAGCCTCCCCCCTCGCGTCGTGGTGGGGACTGGTCATGATGGTCTGGCCAGGTGCTCGAGGGCGTCTGCGCCGTTCCATTCCCACCCTAGGGTGGCCAGAGCACCTTCAACGCCTCGGCCTCTACCTCGTCTTCGCCCGCGCCGGCAGCCGCTCCCCTGCGACTCGAGCTCGCGTAGATCAGCCTCCTCGCCCGATCTCCTCTCCGATCCCTTCGGTGAGCCCTCCCCTTCCCCGTGCGTGTATGCCTGTGCGTAATCCTCGCCGGTAGTCAGTGTAGATGCCTCGCATCACAGGTTAGGAGCGAGCCCTGCTCGAGCTCGACGCCTCCGCCGTGCCCAGCTCCTTAGAGCCTCGTagccccgggaatggaaccccctagGGTTCCCGTACCCCCCGTCGGTAGTTCCTCGCCGCCTTTGTTGCCTCACCGCTCGCCGGCGTCGATCTCTTCTCCTCTGTACTTCcagtctggaggtagaagaagggtgCGACTGTTGTTAGCTTATTCTGAGCAAAACATGTTTCTGTTCAGAATCCCCCACCTAGTCCGACTGGTTTGAGCGCCGCGCAGAGACTGCGAGGTCTCGGGTTCTAGACCCAGCGCCCCCTTTTTTTAATCTCTGCGATTTTTGTTCTCCTGTGCTAGCTAGCAGAGTCTGCCTATGTGCATTTCTTCCCCTGTTCTAGCAGTAGCACTTACCATCGTAGTGGCAACCGAGCCACTGCAGCGCCAGTAGGTCAAGGGTTCGAGCCCTCGTGCGCCCCTTTTTATTTGAGTTTTATTTAAAAGTTGTTGCGTTGCCTGCATAGGTAATATAGGTAGGTTACTCCCCCTGTTAGGGCAATGAACCGAGCCTAGCTCAGTGGTGATTGTCGTGTTATGTTGCAAGTAggtagtgggttcgagtccccctacTCCCATGTTATTTTTTCCTTGTGTTTTTAGTTGCTTGTTGTAGTGTGCCACTATAAGTGGGTCGAGAGCCCACATGCCATACAAGGGGCCCTGGTgtgtatgaccagtgggaccccctgaggtttaaatgaattttgtttgtttagttttgtgttgtatatccaaatctggaatattccagaagaggaatatgccaagtctggcatatcaagaacatcccctgttcttgttattagcggagtttgatcttgtgtagtttttcctttgaTGTTTCTGGTGttttctgcatgcatatataggAGTGTAATATATGGATTTATGGTAGAAGAACCCAGTGAATCCAATGGAGGTAGTAGTTTCTAGTTTTGGGCAGTCCTGCTGAAGTGTCAATtcatgatgaggtggcacttgtttaccgATGTAGGATGGGTTAAGTGCATCATTAGGGGTTGGGaatccatgcatcatattgggtagTGCATTCTgttgtgcatgtgctgtggtgaatatcgtgtgttgattcttgtttccggtttgcttcgtctcgatagagttccgcaagcgtgtcggaagtgaggacccgttcgactacatcggttcgtttgcttcacggagtcattcttctaccaagcgggatcttaggcaagatgaccatttccccagataccatgactatcattgccatgctagcattgcctttctagcctggtgttttgttcaacctttgcccccttagttccggctaccggtgttatgttccataattgagcactcctaacacgatccgggttgttatggggacccccttgataattcgttttatattaaagctggtctcgcaaggcccaacattggttctacatttgcccaacataataatcctattaacactgaaatgcatagggcgtcatgaacccgaggagtaattttacataaacaggggggccagtgctgatggtgttggtcccaaacggtgtgCCTGCGGGGCCAtcgtgaggaaactcgaggtttggcactcgtagctagttccatccgtcatgccctgagaacgagatacacggctcctatcgggatcgtcgacacgtcgggcgaccttgctggattagttttacctttaacgagatatgttgtgcatcgggattccggtgatgctttgggtaatctcagagttgaggttttccactagggaatccgacgagatcgcgagcttcgttattgaggatttctatgcggcttgtggtaatttgtgatggactagttggagcacccctgcagggttaaatctttcggaaagccgtgcccgcggttatgtggcaacgtggaaactttgtttaacactagttctagataacttgaagttaacttaattaaaatatgccaactgtgtgcgtaaccgtgactgtctctttcgtgagttctttctccgatcgaggacacggtggggttatgtctgacgtaggtaggtgttcaggatcattcatttgatcaaccatagttcacgtccgctatgcgtagatcttccccctctttatttctcgtactcgtaagttagccaccatatatatatgcttagccgctgctgcaacctcaccacttaaccttacctcacccagtaagctttgctagtcttgatacctttggaaatgagattgctgagtcccctgtggctcacagattactacaacaccagttgcaggtacaggtaaaggttacttgacgcgagcgcgttgattgttcatttggagttgcttcttctttttcatcgatctaggattggttccatgccggcagcctgggatagcaaggatagacgtcgttcttcttttctcgtttgttttcgtccgtagtcggaccctgctcttacccttgatgattatgtaatatactgatgtaactctgatgtagcttgtggcgagtgtaagccaattctattatatatctcttcttttcagtacatgtacttgtaacgatatccattcttgcgacacgacgagatgcgcttctatccctgacgagacccttgtgccaaattgaggatagggtcgcatcttgggcgtgacagtcacCAAAGCCATATTGCATATAGTGATATTATTATTCCATATGTTCTACCTGTGAATTTGTCgttatattcaatatgctgacctacatgactGCAACTTAACATGTTGCAGAGGTATTTTCCGACGAGGAGTAAGGTCTACCTTCTATGCTCGATGATTGCCCTTGGAGTCGAATGGACTCAACTACATTCGATGCTACTACACGATTTTAGTGTTATCTCATAAGTTGGCCTTCAACCAATTTATTTTTATTGTAATAAAGACTTGATATGAGATTTTCGATGTAATAACGCATGTGATtaaactttgatatatacatggctatactgtgtgtgctagcacgATCCATGGATAGCACAAATACACTGAGGCTTGCCTTTTCGGGTTGGGTCGCTACAACCATCACACACGTTTCAATTTTGGACAGATGGATTATTTTTGCGACGTGTGTGATGTCTTCATCACACATATTTCCGATGTGATAGTTGTGTCTTAATAGCACGCGCAATAGTGTGTATGTAGTGACTTAGAGGATCTTTAGCACAAGCTCGTATAATCGCTGGAACTGTAAAATTCCGACGACTATACGGGTTTGGGTTGTTTTTTGTGGCAGACGAGGTACTGCAAATGCGACCCGGCCCGTAAAACTTTTGCGGTGGCCCGTAAACGCGACCGTTATATTTGCGGGTTCGGTCGCTGGATGTGGATCGAAACCCTATCCCTCTACCGGCATGAaaagcccccaccccacctcaTCGCCGGCGCATCAGACCCGTCGCCGTGCGCCTCCATTCTGCCACCTAGCCGGTCCATTCCACCGACCTTGATGGCCAAGTCTGGCGGCCGTAGGAACGACGACCTCGAGAGGGCTCGTCCCGTCAGATCTGACGCCGCCCGGAAGCGCGCCGCCCATCAGTTCACGCAATGGGGCatgacgccgccgccgtcgctcctCTGTCACGAGATAGAGGAGTACGACTGCACTGCTGGCGCGGAGTGCCCGGGAGGCGGAAGAGGACCAGCAGCGCCGCCGGAGGGAAGAGGAGATGGACACCGTGCTCTACGAGCAGGGTGTCACGTCGGCACTCGCCTTCGGCCGCAAGCAGGAGGAGTGGCGCCGTGAAGCCACTGCGCAGGAAAGCATCTACGCCAAGCTCTCcaccgacgaggatgacgactgaGCGATGGAGAGCATCTACTACCGCACGAGCTCGACTCCGATGAGCTCAATTTTGCGGAGTGCGGTAGGATAGTTGCTCCGGTAAGCTCGAGTAGGATAGCTTACCTCTATCCCTGTAGTATGTATGATCGTCTACTAtataaaatgaactctgaatgaaGTGTGCTTTCAATTTCGCCCGTGAATGTTTTTTAATTTTACagtttgattatatgggatctaTTCTGCAGCGCAACATTTTGTCCCGCAAAGTTCAACTTCGACGAACTATAAAACGGTCTTGCAGGGTCGCAAATATGCGGAGTCTGTTAAAGATGATGTTCTTAGAAAGATGGAGTGGACACTTACGTAGTGTACGATTGTGGGCATAAGTGGAGGAAGGACCGTGAAAAAAAATCTCTCCAACACTACCAACTTCCCAAGGTTTtctttcctttatgacgttctctCAAGTTCAACATTTTTCCCTTTCCCTTCCATGCATGTGCGTTTTGGGGTAAAGTAATTTCTACAAGAACGGTTGATATTTACTTGTGTTGATATGTATACTAGTGAATTTGCAGGATATGAAATTAGATGAGTACTATGGGTGTGTTTTGATTTATGTATCTCAGACCCGGGAGTTCCACTGTTTATCTTACCTGACGAATTCCTAGCTGGGACAAAGATGAGAATCTTAAGACTTTTGGTTGTTCTGATATTGTTAGAGTTTTTGAGATTGTAAACTCATTACCTTTCCATTTGTGCTCCAATGTTTATATCACCAACATGCGATCTTTCTAGAAAATACATACATATGACGAGAAGTATCACTCTTAGTCTGGCACTCTCTTAAAAATAATACTACATCACAACATGAATGACGAGATTCAGCAATTGAATtctatcaaaataaataaattatatttATAAGTTCAAATGACAGTCCTAAGTTATCTATGtattccctccgtccggaaatacttgtcctaagaaTAGAtgaatctagacttattttagttatagatacatctaatatattcatttttaggacaagtatttccggacggagggagtagtaaattaGTCATACTATATGTATTCTATTTTTCACATATAGTGGCTCGGCTTACTTATTTATGCAAGAAATTTTAATTATTTTCTCATATATGAAAAAAAAACATGTAAATAAGCTAGGATCAGGGAAGTGAATATATTGGGTGGAAGAAGAAAGTTAACAATGTTGCTTGATTTGTATACTTAACACAATTGGTGTTGAATCATTAAAATATTAATGTGCCTGTTTACGCGAAACAGGATAAAGGGTGACATACTACCTCCAACCCAAAAAGTTTATTTTCGATTTGTCTCGATATGTATTGAGATAAATGTAAGACAAGTATTTCGAACGGACGGAGTCCTTGGCAGTAGAATGATAAAAATTACAGAACGGCTTCCTCTTCTCGAAAAGTTCCTACACTCCATTTTTATATGCTGAAGAATGTCTAATCTTCTTCATGTCAGTGTGGAGTAGTATTGTATTGCCACGGACATGTCCATCGTCGCTAGCTAATAGGAGTACTACTATAGTAGCTATGTTGACGTTTCTTTATTAAAAAACCAGTAAGATATTATTAATAAGGTACGGCTACTTGGGTGCATgggtatgaatgacatgatcatgatcatgatcatgatgaggaTGATTACATAGAAATGAGCAATTTCTTTTGTTAGCAGGAAGAGCAGAGGCTTGTTgtctcgtagtagtcgtagtggtaTGGACCATGcaactttttttcttttgtttttgttttgtgggTTGCTGCATGGTCCGTGAAGTGAACTTGTTGGAGGCACCTGAGCCAAGCACGGTGCATCCATGGGGAGCCAGAAATTGGAAGGAAATATCCATAGATGGAGACGTTGTTGCCGTCGAGAGCCATGAGGCAAGCAGGGGGACGTAGCCGTCGTCCGAGTCACACTTAATACTTTGAGCAGCAGATTAACGCGCCTAGACGAGAAAatcgtagagaaatcaacaagggAAAGGGAAGCTCTCTACGCAGACGCAGGCGCAGGCAGAGAAGGCATGCGAGTGACGAGAGTTTTTTGGAAAGAAAGGAAAGGCGAAGAAAAAGAATGCACCATGCGTGCGGGTAGAGAAGGAGAGATTGGATTTGTTTGGTCGTGGTTGGTGATGGCGGCGCGGCAGCCGCACTGATGAGCGAGTGGTGGTGCTGGACTGGCCCACCCTAGAGAAAAGGAGGAGCGATCTGGATCGTCCGTCCGCCCATCACGCACCTTCATCCATCGGTATAAGAATTGCTGCCACCCACGGTCCATCCGCGCATCCCACACCGCCCCCATTCCGCCGCCTCTCTTCTCTCTTCTCTCCTCACTCCCTCTCGACCGCACCGCAGAGATGGCGTCCGACGGCAGCGGCGTTGTCACCGTGTACGGCAGCGGCAACAACGGCGCCGGTACGCAGCTGGAGCCCAAGTCATCCCCTTTCTCTGTTAAGGTGGGCCTGGCCCAGATGCTCCGCGGCGGCGTCATCATGGACGTCGTCAACGCCGAGCAGGCGCGCATCGCCGAGGAGGCCGGCGCCTGCGCCGTCATGGCGCTCGAGCGCGTCCCCGCTGACATCCGCGCCCAGGGCGGCGTCGCCCGCATGTCGGACCCGGGCCTCATCCGCGAAATTAAGCGCGCCGTCACCATCCCGGTCATGGCCAAGGCCCGCATCGGGCACTTCGTCGAGGCCCAGATCCTCGAGTCCATCGGCGTCGACTACGTGGACGAGAGCGAGGTCCTCACACTCGCCGACGACGCCCACCACATCAACAAGCACAACTTCCGCGTCCCCTTCGTCTGCGGCTGCCGCAACCTGGGCGAGGCCCTCCGCCGCATCCGCGAGGGCGCCGCCATGATCCGCACCAAGGGCGAGGCCGGCACCGGCAATGTCGTCGAGGCCGTCCGCCACGTCCGCTCCGTCATGGGCGACGTCCGTGCCCTCCGCAGCATGGACGACGACGAGGTATTCTCCTATGCCAAGAGCATTGCCGCACCCTACGACCTCGTCATGCAGACCAAGCAGCTCGGCCGCCTGCCCGTCGTCCAGTTCGCCGCAGGCGGGGTGGCCACGCCGGCCGATGCGGCCCTCATGATGCAGCTCGGCTGCGACGGTGTCTTCGTCGGCTCCGGTATCTTCAAGAGCGGGGACCCCGCGCGCCGCGCACGCGCCATCGTGCAGGCCGTCACCCACTACAGCGACCCTAATGTGCTCGCCGAGGTCAGCTGCGACCTGGGCGAGGCCATGGTGGGCATCAACCTCTCCGATCCCAAGGTCGAGCGCTTTGCGGCGCGCTCCGAGTGATCTTTCTTGTTGTTGGCCACCATATCAACACCTGCCATCCCCCAAAATAATACTCCATGGATCAATGATATAAGGACAAAAAAACACAAGTAGACGCGATTCCTAGTTATTatgatatgatttcttcatgatgaTCGTTCTAGCTCCGATAACAATTCAAGTCGTAGCAACCATGCACCTCCTCAAGTCAGTAAGTCGGTCAGTCGCTCGCTCTATATATGTACACACATGTTGGCGTCTTCCATTTCATTTCTCTTGTTGTTAACACAAGTTAAGTATCCATCCATCCTTTTTCCTCCGTGTTATAGTCATGTACTCTTGCTACTATGCATTTTGCTGTTCCAGATTCGTTGTCGTTTCTCTGATCGATTTGGTTACTGTTGTTGCCAATTGCTACCGACAACAACTCGACTGATGCACTCTGGTACTGCACTTGATTAGCACTCACTATTTGGCTCCAGTACAAATTAGGCAGCCCATCGTTGCCGGTGCCCCACGCACGCAGCTAAGAGTATTTAATAAAAACTACCGTAATTCATGGAACTATGTCTATAAACTATTCGATTTTATCTCGAAAACTATCATCTCTTTTAATCTATGACTAAAAACTATTATTTTTCAGATTTGATAGTTTTTAGTCAGAGACTAGTAAAAAATGATGGTTTTAGGAACAAAATCGTAAAGCGGTAGTTTGTAGGCATGGTTTTATGAATTGTGGTAGTTTTGGCGTAAATACTCTAACTTGGCAGAAAACTGATAGATGTATTGTCAACATGTTTGTATCGAGTCTAATAATTTGTATTGCTTCTCGATGATCTGGTTGTGTACATAATCGTCCTGCCGGTGCTTATATACATGTTCATACGAGGCTAGGACTAGCAAGCAGAATACTACTAAGACTCAACCTAACTTCTAATCCTATACATATAGAAGCAACATGTTTAACTTTCATAGAGCCGGGTATCTTCTTGAACTCGTCCATAGGTTAAAAAAAATCTCATGCTAGTAGTCTAAAATAGGCAATCTTACATGCTACAGTCGAATGATATATACCTTAGTTGCGTGTGCTTTGTTACGTTGTTGGCATTTAATTTGGGCATACAtacattgtattgaatggaaatcaTCTGGCTTGTACATTATATTGAACGCAACAAATAGTTGGAGCGGATATTATTGCCGTTTTGGAGAAGATGACTCGTTCTGTATGCATCCACTTCATCACCATATTCTTGAACAAATGAACTGCCTGTACTCTAATTGAATGGAGTATTTAACCAAAAACTACCACAATTTATGAAACCATGCCTACAAACTATCACTTTATGATTTTATCCTGAAAACTACCATTTTTTTCCAATCTGTGACTAAAAACTATCATTTTCAGATTTGGTAGTTTTTAGTCACAGATTAGAAAAAAAATTGATAGTTTTCGAAACAAAATCGTAAAGCGATAGTTTGTAGGCATGTTCTATGAATTGTGGTAGTTTTTGGGTAAAGACTCCACAGCTAAAGAGCAGCCAGGTCTTGTATAATGAAAGATGATTTAAAAGATGCTTAGTAAAATAAACTAAGTTTTTTAGATACAAGTGCTTACTTTTATAAGGTGGTCAGAGAAAAACTGA
This window encodes:
- the LOC123426398 gene encoding probable pyridoxal 5'-phosphate synthase subunit PDX1.1; protein product: MASDGSGVVTVYGSGNNGAGTQLEPKSSPFSVKVGLAQMLRGGVIMDVVNAEQARIAEEAGACAVMALERVPADIRAQGGVARMSDPGLIREIKRAVTIPVMAKARIGHFVEAQILESIGVDYVDESEVLTLADDAHHINKHNFRVPFVCGCRNLGEALRRIREGAAMIRTKGEAGTGNVVEAVRHVRSVMGDVRALRSMDDDEVFSYAKSIAAPYDLVMQTKQLGRLPVVQFAAGGVATPADAALMMQLGCDGVFVGSGIFKSGDPARRARAIVQAVTHYSDPNVLAEVSCDLGEAMVGINLSDPKVERFAARSE